The genomic DNA TCTTCTTCCTGTATTCAGTGTTTTCTATAGGGTTCCTTTTCACAATGTGCACAATGTAGTAGAGTTTCATGATGCAGTACTCTATGCGGCTGTCAACCGTAGTATTTGGTAAAGGTGGTACCTGGCGTGTAGAAATTGAAGTGGCGTGGCAGCGGACGACCAGCTGTTTTCTTTCTTCACACTCCTCTAGGCTTTATAGCCGGCGAGCAAGCAGTcggtgagatgtgtgtgttgctCTATATTTCCCTGTTGTTCTTGCAACACTGTATTGTGAAGCCACAGAATGTCTGCATATCCCACTCtgctatgccgctctgtcattttGGTGCATTCACCCCagagcgcatgtgtgtgtgtgtgtgtgtgtgtgtgtgtgtgcacattcatGTGTCTCACTCCGCTCCCTGTGCTGTGGCGGAAGTCTCATCACTCCCACACGTCTGGAGCTGTCACCCAGTGAGCATGTGCCTCTGGAAAACAGGCTTCACTTTCCATTGATTCTCATTGTTTTGCTCCTCCTTCATCCTGAAAGAGCTTCATTTGGCATGCATATTTCACTGGGATGATCTAAATTAGTCAGAGCATAGCGGAGGTGTTGCGCTATTGCACTGAATAGGAATGTAGTAGTTTGTGTTGGCGTTTGTTCAAGTGTCTTCTCTAAATGTATCACAAACTTATGACCATATCAAATTCAGCAGTGGAATAACTATTATGGACCGCTTGAGTATCATCATCAGTATTGCAAATCTAGGTCTATTATCTaaccctgtctcttcctctcccttttctctttctgtctcttcctctcccttttctctttctgtctcttcctctcccttttctctttctgtctctctttctcccctttctctgaccttctctccctgcctacctctcactcacccccccctcactttccccctctctctctagcctcagGATGAGTGAGTGAGCAGTCCGTCTGCCGAGTCCCAACCATGATCGCCACCGGAGGCCTGCTGCGGATCAACAGGAGGCAGGACTCGCTGCGCTCTAAGAGCCGTGCAGAGAACAAGCGTAAGAGAAAAGccaagaagaagcagaagaatgAGGTGGTGGTGGTCAAGGGCAAGCTGAATCTGTGCTCCATCTCGGGGGTGGTGGCGGCTATTGGGATTCTAATCCTACTGGTGGGCATTGCCATGGCCATACTGGGTTACTGGCCCAGGGAGAGCCCACTGTACCCGGATCCGCCCAAAATCCAGAGAATTTACAACAAAAAGGAGGAGTCAGGGCTGACAGGCAACTGGACGAACAACGCGAAGGACGGATTTCACTTGGATGGGGATTTGGTCAGTAACAATCGTTCCAACGGCACAGGTTTAGAGCAGCCGTCCATGGGCTTCCTGGCTGAGTTCTTGGATAAGTACCTGTACTCGGACAGGTTGAAGGTGTTCGGTCCCCTCATCATGGGCATTGGCATCTTCCTGTTTATCTGCGCCAACGCGGTGCTGCATGAGAACCGCGATAAGAAGACCAAAATCATCAACCTGAGGGACATCTACTCCACTGTCATTGACATCCACAGCTTGCGGACTAAGGAGAACATGCCACTCAATGGCTTTGTGAACTACATGCAGTCCAAAGGGGTGGAGGGCAAACCTAGCGCTGCATATACCGCCACCCTACTAGCCAAAGGCACTTGGCCCTCGGGAGGTTCGCCGGACGAGGGCAGCCTGGGCCCCTCCAGATGCCACTCCCTGACTAGGTCAAGGGTGTCATCTCTAGAGAGGCAGACGTTCACCGACACAGTCTACACTATCTCCAGACACAGCGGGGCCGGCCAGCAGAGCAGCCCGATTTCCATCCCCAAACGGTGGGAGACCCGGACAATAGTGGCCTCCTCGGTCAACGCCTTCACTCTCCCCATGACCAAACCTAACCATCGGGCCAACCAGCATCAGCGCAGGCCTTCAGCCAAAGCAGAGGCAGGGAGGAGCAGGGCTGCCCTGTGTGACTCTGGCGAAGAAGACGAAGCCTGGGTTGGGTACGGTGTTCCAGAAACCACCACCCAGGCAAATGTGGAGACTTTGCAGACGGCTATGCTCCTGCCTCAGGACTCTGTGGAGGTGTACAAGAGCAGTGGTAGCCTCCAGGGGGCGCTTCAGGGCTCCCAGATCCAGCTGCTCCCCTCGTCCCCCACTGGCCCCAGGGTGATGGGTTCCCACTTGTCCCTCAGCGCCCTGACGGACTACTCCAGGTCCATCGATCTGGGCATCACTCCATCCACCCCCACCAAGTGGAAGGTGGAACGGTCCCGGCGACTCAGCTGCCCTCGTTTAGAGGTACCGGGAGGTGGTGGGTACATCAAACTGGGCGACCTGGGGGGGGAGTCCTTTGAGTCAAGGGAGTCATGTGAGGTGACCGCCTTCAGCCGAGTGACCTCAGAGGAGGGTCTGGCTAAAAgtcagagggaaggaggagtagCCAATGAACAGGAGGAGAGCAGCCCCGGGGAACGACAGGACAGGTGCTCAAGGCGATACTCCAACAAAGAGAAACTTCTCATGATCTCTCAGTCAGACTCCGTTTTGGACGATGAGGAAGTGGATAGCACAGAGATATGATTGGACAATTACTGATTGGTGGATTGAGTTTATTTGAAAGAAATGGACACAGGATAACTCGCAGTTGGTTTAAGACACTTGAGCTGTTTAATGGAATTATGACAATGACAATACTGCATAGGATCTGAGATCTAGAGGATCTTGTGGTTCGTTGCAAATGCAATTATCGATATGTGATCAAAAACCGAACATGGTCTTTGGAGGCTATGAAAACAGAAGACTGTGTGTATAGTATTTTGTCAATGGTTTGTTTGTGTAGGTTGGAAGCATCGCACCCAACTGAAAGAGTTTCAAAGCAAAAAGATAACATTAACCAAAAAAGGGCCCGTTTTAAAATGGTGATTGAACAGTTAGTTACTGTACCATCCACTTGATGTAATAGTTTCTCTAATTTGTAGAAATATAGTGTGTCTGTTCCACCTACTGTCACAACTGATACTGTAGTAGTATATTGATT from Salvelinus sp. IW2-2015 linkage group LG27, ASM291031v2, whole genome shotgun sequence includes the following:
- the LOC111953184 gene encoding transmembrane protein 200C — protein: MIATGGLLRINRRQDSLRSKSRAENKRKRKAKKKQKNEVVVVKGKLNLCSISGVVAAIGILILLVGIAMAILGYWPRESPLYPDPPKIQRIYNKKEESGLTGNWTNNAKDGFHLDGDLVSNNRSNGTGLEQPSMGFLAEFLDKYLYSDRLKVFGPLIMGIGIFLFICANAVLHENRDKKTKIINLRDIYSTVIDIHSLRTKENMPLNGFVNYMQSKGVEGKPSAAYTATLLAKGTWPSGGSPDEGSLGPSRCHSLTRSRVSSLERQTFTDTVYTISRHSGAGQQSSPISIPKRWETRTIVASSVNAFTLPMTKPNHRANQHQRRPSAKAEAGRSRAALCDSGEEDEAWVGYGVPETTTQANVETLQTAMLLPQDSVEVYKSSGSLQGALQGSQIQLLPSSPTGPRVMGSHLSLSALTDYSRSIDLGITPSTPTKWKVERSRRLSCPRLEVPGGGGYIKLGDLGGESFESRESCEVTAFSRVTSEEGLAKSQREGGVANEQEESSPGERQDRCSRRYSNKEKLLMISQSDSVLDDEEVDSTEI